AAGACAAGTCGTCACCAAAAAGATGTAGAATTAGTTGCCTCATCACAAGTCAATTCTTTTTAGTACGAGCAATAGCGTAAAACAAATGAAACGACCAACATACTTCTTGATAAAGTGTCGATGCTGATCCTCCTCCATTTGGGTGAAAAATTCCTCGAGTTCGTAGTCTGTAGGCATGCTTCTGAGACGAGTATTTCGGACCCTTTGATTGGTAGGAGTAAGAGTTGCAGACTTTGTGCTGGAGCCCGGTGTGATGCTAGTGTCGGCATCCCTGATCAAACTACAAGGCGTGCTCTCCCTGGTGCTCCTGCCCCAAATGCAGACTTATCAATAAAAGAAACAAGAGAACAAAGCTATCAAACTATTTATTTAAATCCAGCTAAAAGACGTCCAAGAAACTCTCCAGCTTCCAAAAACATACACAAGCATAATTTCCTAAAACGTTTTTGTGAATCCAAAAGCAACTAACATGAAATATGCCAACTTTTATCAAATACTGATGTGAGTTGAAAATAGGAGTAAGCTCTAATTCTAAAAGTGGATGAATTTTGGGGGACCTCTCATAGATCTTTCAACCAAAGGCCGAATAAATCTTTTTACAACACCTAAAAAAAGACTTCATCAAACTGAGCtagtttcttcttcttcttctttttccaAGAACAGAAACTATGCTATTTTTTCACCAAAATTCAATTACATCCCTTTcccaaaataaaagaaaaacccTGCAAACACATCTTCCTTCATATTCTACTTTTTTTTCCTTCACCGATCATATCAAAGAACACACAGAGAGAACAAAAAGGCGAGGAGAAAGGAGAATGTGAAGAAGAAACTATCAGCTTTCGTTTTCTCTAGCCAAATGATAATTCAAAAATAgcagaaaaattatttaaacaacATTTAAGAAGTAAAAAAAAACAACTAAACATATAACACCcacataatttttttcaaaataattctaTATTAGcataaaattgaatttttttaaaaaaatcaaatggataacccaaatctaacaaaaaaatatggaaaattttaaaaagtaaatACCTTCCCCTAGCTTCGGACACCAAAGTATTTTCCCCGAAGGAAGCCTCGATTTCCAAATCCCCCGTTTCAAACGCTCTGCATACACCTTCTTCTTCCTTGGGTACACTTCCACTTCCAAACTCCTCTTTTTCCGGGCAATTTAGACAATCTTTCGGAGAAGGAATCTTTTGCATGCTCTGCCTGACAAGAGTGGCCTTCTCAAGCCGCCGCGACCGCAACTCGAGGTAACACTGGTCCGGCTTCGGGGGCAACGATTCGGCCGAGGAATGGACGCGCTGTAAGGCTAGGGTTTTGGCGCGAGTACGAACACCCAGGGAGGACTGCGAAGCATCCTTCACCGCAACGTCGCCACTTTCTTTCGACTTCTTCATATACTTTCCCATCCCACTGAATTTCCTACGCGCGTGAAATCGAATTCGGCACGATCACTGAAGCTAACAGAGAAGGGGTTTCATGGTGGAGGGAGGTGGAGGAGAGGGAAACGAAGGAAGATTTCAGAATATCTCCTCTTCGGGTGTGGGGTAGGGGTCTGGTTAGGGTTTATAAATTAGAGGGCGAAAATTGCTATTCGGTTTTTTCCGTTTAGTCCTCAATATATATACTTTCTTCATTTCAAAACCGTGCGGTCATCTTCCTTTCgactttttgtttttcttttcaagATATAATTTTTTCATCAATATTGAGAAAatcattaaaattaaaatttacaataaACTTCCTATTtttagataaaaatttgtgtgagacgatctcacggatcatatttgtgagacagatctcttatttgggtcatccatgaaaaaatattactttttatactaataatattactttttgttgtgaatatgaGCATTGACCATCTCACAGaataagattcgtgagacgacCTCACATGAGACCAACTCTATT
This Primulina eburnea isolate SZY01 chromosome 2, ASM2296580v1, whole genome shotgun sequence DNA region includes the following protein-coding sequences:
- the LOC140823261 gene encoding cyclin-dependent kinase inhibitor 3-like; this translates as MGKYMKKSKESGDVAVKDASQSSLGVRTRAKTLALQRVHSSAESLPPKPDQCYLELRSRRLEKATLVRQSMQKIPSPKDCLNCPEKEEFGSGSVPKEEEGVCRAFETGDLEIEASFGENTLVSEARGRSTRESTPCSLIRDADTSITPGSSTKSATLTPTNQRVRNTRLRSMPTDYELEEFFTQMEEDQHRHFIKKYNFDIVNDLPLPGRYMWEKLSP